Proteins encoded by one window of Chloroflexota bacterium:
- a CDS encoding class I SAM-dependent methyltransferase produces the protein MFAIRRDWRYRSFFSLKLNPGGKLLEVGCGSGMFLRLAAAQGYRITGIDSDPSAVQTACELYRVTNVQALSIEDLLANPRDLCFDVICLFDVLEHLEDPVNVVQGLGKMLVPGGHVVCTVPGHQRWPQWFAPEVDLPPHHLTLWTRSALEWCFKNAGLNLVAIIRSPLLGDNLLHQASIRWKALQRLDVVGMALRATGHFVVMPLIARLLSVIPKAGGFTLLGVACKTSGRQLP, from the coding sequence ATGTTCGCCATTCGCCGGGATTGGAGATACCGGTCGTTCTTCTCCCTGAAGCTAAATCCTGGGGGGAAGCTTTTAGAGGTGGGATGCGGCAGTGGAATGTTTCTGAGATTGGCGGCAGCACAGGGATACAGGATTACCGGGATTGACAGTGACCCATCGGCGGTGCAGACAGCCTGTGAACTCTACAGAGTGACTAACGTACAGGCTCTCTCTATAGAGGATCTCTTGGCGAATCCCCGGGATCTCTGCTTCGATGTTATCTGTCTGTTTGACGTTCTGGAACACCTGGAAGATCCAGTGAATGTAGTTCAGGGACTCGGTAAGATGCTTGTTCCAGGGGGACATGTGGTATGCACTGTGCCAGGTCATCAACGCTGGCCGCAGTGGTTTGCTCCGGAGGTGGACTTGCCCCCTCACCATCTGACCCTATGGACCCGGTCTGCTCTCGAATGGTGCTTCAAAAACGCAGGACTTAACCTGGTGGCTATCATACGGAGCCCACTTTTGGGTGATAACCTGTTGCATCAGGCAAGTATAAGGTGGAAAGCACTTCAGAGGCTGGATGTCGTTGGAATGGCACTTCGAGCAACAGGGCACTTTGTCGTGATGCCTTTGATAGCGCGCCTCTTGTCGGTCATACCGAAGGCCGGTGGCTTTACCTTGCTGGGAGTCGCTTGTAAGACAAGTGGTCGTCAACTGCCCTAA
- a CDS encoding glycosyltransferase family 4 protein: MDRAHFFKGMTVLLQSLIYVCNRHVRLLVVGEGNLRPAYQQRALRLGLDEQVIFCSQVSDTELPAHYALCDVLVLPSTTMGEAFGLVLLEAMACGKPVIASNLPGVRSVVSNGEDGLLVQPGDAHELAEKISMLLDDPRRRQEMGERGRAKVVEKYAWPKIIPRLVRVYEEVLAWGE, from the coding sequence GCTGCAATCACTGATCTATGTGTGCAATAGACATGTCCGGCTATTGGTAGTCGGCGAAGGGAATCTGCGCCCGGCGTATCAGCAGCGCGCCTTACGCTTGGGATTAGACGAGCAGGTCATTTTCTGTAGTCAGGTGTCGGATACAGAATTGCCTGCCCACTACGCCCTGTGCGACGTGCTCGTGCTCCCCTCTACAACGATGGGCGAAGCCTTTGGCTTGGTGCTGCTGGAAGCCATGGCATGCGGAAAACCGGTTATTGCCAGCAATCTGCCCGGTGTACGCTCAGTCGTGAGCAATGGCGAAGACGGACTGTTGGTTCAGCCAGGGGATGCGCATGAGCTGGCGGAGAAGATCAGCATGTTGTTAGACGATCCTCGCCGTCGGCAAGAAATGGGCGAGCGCGGCCGTGCCAAGGTGGTAGAGAAATATGCCTGGCCAAAGATTATTCCGCGGCTGGTGCGGGTGTATGAGGAGGTGCTCGCATGGGGTGAGTAA